The Bacteroidia bacterium genome segment CGAAAAGTCAAGTACTTGAATAATATAGTTGAGGCCGACCATGGGGAAATTGAAACGCTTGATCAACTGACCCTTTTTGAACATTCCCACACCCTCAAATCCTCCCCTCAAAAAAATCCACTGCCCGCTTCGCTCTACTCTCCTCCCGCGCTTTGCGCGAATAGCGTTTTGTATTCTCGGTGCTATGATGCCCCATGTCATCGGCGACCTCTTCGAGTCTACCTGTGCGGCCCATTTGCTCTGTGCCAAAAAAGTGGCGAAGGCTGTGGGCGGTCTTTTGGCCGTTGGGATCAATGACTTGGCCTAAAGCCATGCATTTGCTTTTGAGTTCTTTAACAATCCAACTGATAGAACGGGTGGTAAGTCTATCGCCATGGGTTCGGGGCGAAACGGAGGTAAAGAGTGGCTCAGGCCCAAAGAGAGGTTCGCGTTCTTCTTTATAGGCCATTAATAGTCGAAAAGTGCTGGCGGTTATGTGCACAAAATCTTCTTTCACCTCCGAGCCTTTGCGCTGAACATCCAGGGTGGGAAGGCCGTTGCTAGTGCCTATGTCCTCCCAGTTTGCCCGATAAACTTCTATGGTTCTAATCCCCGTATCTGCCATTAGGGCGATCAGGGCTTTGTCTCTTTTATTATCTGCCATATCAATCAGGGCAATCACTTCTTCCAGGCTAAAGGCTTCCTTTCTTTTGGCCCGAGAAGTAACTGGTTTTCTGAGTTTTACAGGATTGGCAGGGTTGAACATAATGCCTCCTATATTATTATCCAGGATGCAGTAATCATAGAAACTCCGAACGGAAGATATTATCTTATTCACATAAGCCGTGGAAAGCGGTTTTCGCTCGTCTTCTCCCTGGCAGGGGTCGCCGTATCTTTTCAGCTCTTCGATGTAATAGTAAATGTCTTTCGCATGAACGCGGTTAACCGGTATTTCTCTAAGAGCTAGATAACCCAAAAACTTCTCAAAGCTATAGCTATAGGTTCGCTTGGTTGATTCGCTGGGCAAAGTGCTCATCCAGTTTCTAAAGATTTCTTCTTTGGTAACGCTAAAGTCTCCGAGCAGTTTCTGCAGATCTTCCATAGGCTAAATATACACATTCTTTAATTGCGTGGAATACATATCAAGTTAGGAGTATTTTATCGAATATTTGTCAAAATAAAAGAAGATTAGTTAAGAATGAGGCCCTGCTTGATTGGAAATGCTTTCATCTTCGTATTATTTATTATTGTAAAATAAGGTTAATCGACAAGAAATAGGAGTAGAAGAATTTCGGAATTTATTTTTTGAAAAGTCCCAGAAAGTTTTCAGTTAGATTTTCTTACATATTTTATTGAAGCCTATCATTTTTTTGATAAACTTGGCCTAATGAGTCATATACGATCCTAATCAAATTTGCTGACAACCCATCTTGTCTATCAGCCATTCAAATAAGTAACAGCAAGTGTTCCCATGACAGTGGATTGTATTGTCATGCATTTTATAGCTCAGTGAAAGCTGGGCTTTTCTTTTTGTAGTGTTAGGGGATTATATGACTTATACTGCAGGGGGTAATTCGATTTTTGAAATATACGAAATATAACATATTGGTGATTAATTGTAATAGTTGTAGATTAATAAATCGGATCAACACCTAAGAATATCTTTTCAAGCTGATCAACTTCATTTGTGAGTACTTGGTCTCAATTAACTTAAGAGGCAAATGAAAGACTCAACTTTCTTATCCCCGCTTATTTTTTACGCTGAAGATAGTGCCGTTCAAACTCAGCTGTTTTCATGCGCTATGCAAGAAGCAAAGCCTAGATTCGAAGTGGTATATTTTCTCAATGGTGAACTATTGATTGAAGGATTGAGCCAAGCAGAACGAGAACAGAGGCCTTTCCCAAATTTGATTCTATTAGATCTGGAGATGCCTATCCTCAATGGGTTTGAAACCCTGGAACTATTGCGTAAAGAAAAAGTATTTGACGAAATTCGAATTTTTATCTTTTCATCTGTTGTGGATGATTGGATGGGAAAGGAGCTTATTCAGATGGGCGCAAATGCGTATATGAGAAAACCTATTGATTTGGATGAACTTATAAGTATTATTGTTTACCTGGATGAGACTATTTAATTTTCCAGTAAACAGGAACGATTATTCATCGGCTAATATATCTGAATTCAAGTAGTTGATATTCAGAACGGTATCTATCATAATAGGACCTGGATCTTTGTTTTCTATGCAATTTGTTTTTTACCCATAGCCGCTCAACTATTTCCAGATAATCGCTCAAAATACGTATCAAAGCCTCTTTTTTGGGATCATCACTTCCTGTTACTTTGATAATGAACTCTTCAAGGGTATGGAAGAAATCTGTAAGTATAAGTGCCTGATAAATAGGGTTTTCATGTTTTTGTAGGCAAATACAAATTTGCTTTTCCAGTTCTAATCTGGAACGTACATTAAGAATAACTTGTTCTATCGGATTCTTTTTCATCATAGAAAATTGAGAAAATCTGTGAGAGAGTTTCATTAAGTGTAAAAGGCTTCTTGGTGAGTTTTCGTGCTTATTGAGAGATCGTTCATTACTAGCTTTGGGACTTAGCTCTAAAGCCTTTTCATAGAATTCATTGAGTTGGCTCCATTCGATAGGTTTATGTATAAAACGCTCGACATAAGCCTGTTTGAGGATTTGTTTGAAGGTATAGGAGGATGAATCTGCTGAACAAAGCCAGATAAGGGGAGGGGAGTAGGAGAATTCTTTTAGCTGCATAATAATATCAAGAAACTGCCAGCCATCAAGGTAGGGCATATGAAGATCTAGGAGAATGGCATAAACAGAATTATGGATTTTTAATTCCTTTTCAAGGAAATAAAGGGCATCTCTTGCATCGGAGAAACATTTAAGCTGAAATTTACTACCAATGCTTTGGAGAATATTTTGATATACAGATAGAGTCGTTGAATCATCTTCAACGATTAAGATATACGGTTTGGCAGCATGATTTGCTGGAGACTTCAATATATTTCCTTTAACAGAGAAAGGACAAAGTTGGTCAGCCTTGACTACTTATTCAAGGAAAAGTAGCTGAGTGGAGAAATCCTATGTTTGAATAAGTATATCTGCAACAAAAATGGCAAACAATTTGAGGTAGTTTAAGGTGTTCATCCTGTAAATTAATCCCATATGGTTCAAGAGTTGCGGGAGCATTATGCTTTCAAATTTGGCTTGTTAAGTCAAGCGGAGGCTGAAAAAGTAATTTCACTTGGCTTCAGCAAACAACTTCCTCCCAAAACGATCTTTCGAGAAATAGGACAAGAAGATTATAGACTTGCCTACGTACTTAAGGGAATGTTAAGAACGTATCAATTGAATGATAAGGGAGAAGAAATTACTACTTTCTTAACTTTTGAGCATGATCATTCCATGAGTCTTCGCACCATCTTAAATGGGGAAGGTTCAAGGTATATGGTCCAATCAGTAGAGGAAACCATGCTTTTATGTATAGATTATAGAGATCTCATGGAGGTATCAAAGAAGAATCCTGGATTCCAATCTGCCTATCGATTTTTTGCTGAAAGAGTAATTTTAGAATTGCTGGGAAGGATAGATAATTTTGTACGTAAAAGTCCGGAAGAAAGATATTTAGATCTCTTGCAGAAAAGACCAGGTATTTTTTCTCGGATTGCGGCGAAAGATATTGCCTATTTTTTAGGGGTAACACCTGTCTCTTTGAGTAGACTACGCAAAAGAGTTCAGCAGAAAAGTTGAAAAATTATCTTTTGTTAATAGATACTTAGTTCAAAAGTATTAAGTTTGACTAGTCTTATGTTTTGTACTCAAATTTACGCAGAAGACTTTAAACCCTTCCTCAATTCTTTCAAGCACTATTGACTTATCTTTCAAGGGAAGATAGAACGGCAATTAAAACCTATATATCTCAGATATTAGGAACTATAAAACTGTTGCAAAGAATATGTAATAGGAGCCAATTGAGCTCAAGGAAATAGATTCTCAATTGATTGTATGTAAGAGTAAATATGAATTGAACCATTATACAGCGCCTCTCAACCAGGGCGCAATGACCATGTTGCTTGAAGTCGAGAGTTTCTAACTTTATGGAACTCTTCGACTTTCTTTAATACAAGAAAATTTTCAATCGTTAGGTAATCCTAAACCCATCTGATGCCCCTTTATTGGGGCATTTTTTTGTTAATAAAAATGAAAAACTACTTTCATAGAAACGTATGCCTAAGTCAAGGCATTAATTTGAAATCAGATAGGTTAGGTCTCTTATATGGAATTTAAGCCCTTTTGACTATTTTATTGGGGCGCAAGAGTATAAATAGATATTTCTCCTATCCCTGCATTTCTGCCCAATAGACTTTCATAAAAGCCTCTTAATATAATAGGTCCTTCCGAATTTTTTAGCAAATGATGCAGGGTCTCAAGATTAAATATGGCTTCCTTATTGAAATGCGTAATGATAAATCCTGTTTTCGGAGAATTATTTCCAAACTTTCCGCTGAGTAGGATACGGTTGATCCTTATCCCGGCATTTAAACCAAGTGCCCGGGCTTCTTCATACGTTAATTGCTCTATTTCAGCTC includes the following:
- a CDS encoding response regulator, coding for MKDSTFLSPLIFYAEDSAVQTQLFSCAMQEAKPRFEVVYFLNGELLIEGLSQAEREQRPFPNLILLDLEMPILNGFETLELLRKEKVFDEIRIFIFSSVVDDWMGKELIQMGANAYMRKPIDLDELISIIVYLDETI
- a CDS encoding tyrosine-type recombinase/integrase: MEDLQKLLGDFSVTKEEIFRNWMSTLPSESTKRTYSYSFEKFLGYLALREIPVNRVHAKDIYYYIEELKRYGDPCQGEDERKPLSTAYVNKIISSVRSFYDYCILDNNIGGIMFNPANPVKLRKPVTSRAKRKEAFSLEEVIALIDMADNKRDKALIALMADTGIRTIEVYRANWEDIGTSNGLPTLDVQRKGSEVKEDFVHITASTFRLLMAYKEEREPLFGPEPLFTSVSPRTHGDRLTTRSISWIVKELKSKCMALGQVIDPNGQKTAHSLRHFFGTEQMGRTGRLEEVADDMGHHSTENTKRYSRKAREESRAKRAVDFFEGRI
- a CDS encoding Crp/Fnr family transcriptional regulator, which codes for MVQELREHYAFKFGLLSQAEAEKVISLGFSKQLPPKTIFREIGQEDYRLAYVLKGMLRTYQLNDKGEEITTFLTFEHDHSMSLRTILNGEGSRYMVQSVEETMLLCIDYRDLMEVSKKNPGFQSAYRFFAERVILELLGRIDNFVRKSPEERYLDLLQKRPGIFSRIAAKDIAYFLGVTPVSLSRLRKRVQQKS
- a CDS encoding response regulator, which translates into the protein MKSPANHAAKPYILIVEDDSTTLSVYQNILQSIGSKFQLKCFSDARDALYFLEKELKIHNSVYAILLDLHMPYLDGWQFLDIIMQLKEFSYSPPLIWLCSADSSSYTFKQILKQAYVERFIHKPIEWSQLNEFYEKALELSPKASNERSLNKHENSPRSLLHLMKLSHRFSQFSMMKKNPIEQVILNVRSRLELEKQICICLQKHENPIYQALILTDFFHTLEEFIIKVTGSDDPKKEALIRILSDYLEIVERLWVKNKLHRKQRSRSYYDRYRSEYQLLEFRYISR